In Canis lupus familiaris isolate Mischka breed German Shepherd chromosome 24, alternate assembly UU_Cfam_GSD_1.0, whole genome shotgun sequence, a single genomic region encodes these proteins:
- the SLC32A1 gene encoding vesicular inhibitory amino acid transporter has protein sequence MATLLRSKLSNVATTVSNKSQAKVSGMFARMGFQAATDEEAVGFAHCDDLDFEHRQGLQMDILKTEGEPCGDEGAEPPVEGDIHYQRGGGAPLPPSGSKDQAMGAGGEFGGHDKPKITAWEAGWNVTNAIQGMFVLGLPYAILHGGYLGLFLIIFAAVVCCYTGKILIACLYEENEDGEVVRVRDSYVAIANACCAPRFPTLGGRVVNVAQIIELVMTCILYVVVSGNLMYNSFPGLPVSQKSWSIIATAVLLPCAFLKNLKAVSKFSLLCTLAHFVINILVIAYCLSRARDWAWEKVKFYIDVKKFPISIGIIVFSYTSQIFLPSLEGNMQQPSEFHCMMNWTHIAACVLKGLFALVAYLTWADETKEVITDNLPGSIRAVVNIFLVAKALLSYPLPFFAAVEVLEKSLFQEGSRAFFPACYGGDGRLKSWGLTLRCALVVFTLLMAIYVPHFALLMGLTGSLTGAGLCFLLPSLFHLRLLWRKLLWHQVFFDVAIFVIGGICSVSGFVHSLEGLIEAYRTNAED, from the exons ATGGCCACCCTTCTCCGCAGCAAGCTGTCCAATGTGGCCACAACTGTGTCCAACAAGTCCCAGGCCAAGGTGAGCGGCATGTTCGCCAGGATGGGTTTCCAGGCGGCCACCGACGAGGAAGCGGTGGGTTTTGCTCACTGCGACGACCTCGACTTTGAGCACCGTCAGGGCCTGCAGATGGACATCCTAAAAACCGAGGGTGAGCCCTGCGGCGACGAGGGCGCCGAACCGCCCGTCGAGGGAGACATCCATTACCAGCGCGGCGGAGGCGCGCCCCTGCCGCCCTCGGGCTCCAAAGACCAGGCTATGGGGGCTGGTGGCGAATTTGGGGGCCACGACAAACCCAAGATCACGGCGTGGGAGGCGGGCTGGAACGTGACCAACGCTATCCAG GGCATGTTCGTGCTGGGCCTGCCCTACGCCATCCTGCACGGCGGCTACCTGGGGTTGTTCCTCATCATCTTCGCCGCCGTGGTGTGCTGCTACACCGGCAAGATCCTCATCGCGTGCTTGTACGAGGAGAACGAGGACGGCGAGGTGGTGCGGGTGCGGGACTCCTACGTAGCCATAGCCAACGCGTGCTGCGCCCCGCGCTTCCCCACGCTGGGAGGCCGCGTGGTGAACGTAGCGCAGATAATCGAGCTGGTGATGACTTGCATCCTGTACGTGGTTGTCAGCGGCAACCTCATGTACAACAGCTTCCCGGGGCTGCCCGTGTCGCAGAAGTCCTGGTCCATCATCGCCACCGCCGTGCTGCTGCCCTGCGCCTTCCTTAAGAACCTCAAGGCGGTGTCCAAGTTTAGCCTGCTGTGCACTTTGGCCCACTTCGTCATCAACATCCTGGTCATCGCCTACTGCCTCTCGCGGGCACGCGACTGGGCCTGGGAGAAGGTCAAGTTCTACATCGACGTCAAGAAGTTCCCCATCTCCATTGGCATCATCGTGTTCAGCTACACGTCGCAGATCTTCCTGCCTTCGCTGGAGGGCAACATGCAGCAGCCCAGCGAGTTCCACTGCATGATGAACTGGACGCACATCGCCGCCTGCGTGCTCAAAGGCCTCTTCGCGCTGGTCGCCTACCTCACCTGGGCCGACGAGACCAAGGAGGTCATCACGGATAACCTGCCCGGGTCCATCCGTGCCGTGGTCAACATCTTCCTGGTGGCCAAAGCGCTGTTGTCCTACCCGCTGCCCTTCTTCGCCGCGGTCGAGGTGCTGGAGAAGTCGCTCTTCCAGGAAGGCAGCCGCGCCTTCTTCCCCGCTTGCTACGGCGGCGACGGGCGCCTCAAGTCGTGGGGGCTGACGCTGCGCTGCGCGCTCGTGGTCTTCACGCTGCTCATGGCCATCTACGTGCCGCACTTCGCGCTGCTCATGGGCCTCACCGGCAGTCTCACGGGCGCCGGGCTCTGCTTCCTGCTGCCCAGTCTCTTCCACCTGCGCCTGCTCTGGCGCAAGCTGCTGTGGCACCAAGTCTTCTTCGATGTCGCCATCTTCGTCATCGGTGGCATCTGCAGCGTGTCCGGCTTCGTGCACTCGCTGGAGGGCCTCATCGAGGCCTACCGAACCAACGCGGAGGACTAG